From the Quercus lobata isolate SW786 chromosome 6, ValleyOak3.0 Primary Assembly, whole genome shotgun sequence genome, one window contains:
- the LOC115950310 gene encoding uncharacterized protein LOC115950310, with the protein FLDSPTSTSTPTCVSLSRSVYVSKEAYEEFKHVLLAFIYDKADQTSPMANEVRYLTQRLLLEERDPPATPHESLYEAAPFDEVDIQALAHAIELTRQGAIDSLRFSKGDLFLAFQNELCTMSLDVSMLDELVCEYCVYRGIVDSSLASTSASDMQTVSEPKANQPKPGYCSSRNCSLEADSGANKHSDGETSIINNTHMDAFPENIADVSSRQGVDVELWYACEPTRNYEDCSTSGLHQPENPRVLQRHRTHGTGERSKRKRWSLGGEDMMTKIHGTTALDVITRIKGQRLANDQRSLGMPPSIVFCGVFASHFN; encoded by the exons AGGTCTGTATATGTATCTAAGGAAGCATATGAGGAATTCAAACATGTTCTTCTAGCCTTTATATATGACAAAGCTGATCAAACTTCTCCAATGGCAAATGAGGTGCGAt ATCTTACTCAGAGGTTGCTCCTTGAAGAACGTGATCCCCCTGCAACCCCACATGAGAGTCTATATGAAGCAGCTCCTTTTGATGAG GTGGACATTCAAGCTCTCGCACATGCTATAGAGCTCACAAGACAAGGGGCAATTGATAGCTTGAGATTTTCGAAGGGTGATTTATTTCTGGCATTTCAG AATGAATTATGTACAATGAGTTTGGATGTTTCCATGCTTGATGAGCTTGTTTGTGAGTATTGTGTTTATAGGGGAATTGTGGATTCTAGCCTGGCATCCACTTCag CATCAGACATGCAAACAGTTTCCGAACCTAAAGCTAATCAACCAAAGCCTGGGTACTGTTCATCAAGAAATTGTTCTCTTGAAGCGGATTCAGGTGCCAATAAACATTCCGACGGTGAGACCTCCATTATTAACAATACTCACATGGATGCTTTTCCTGAAAATATTGCTGATGTGAGTAGTAGGCAAGGAGTGGATGTTGAGTTATGGTATGCTTGTGAGCCAACGCGCAACTATGAAGACTGTAGCACCAGTGGGTTGCATCAGCCTGAAAATCCAAGGGTTCTGCAGAGACATAGAACCCATGGAACTGGAGAAAGGAGTAAACGCAAGCGTTGGAGCCTTGGAGGGGAAGACATGATGACCAAG ATTCATGGAACCACTGCCCTTGATGTCATCACCCGGATAAAGGGCCAGAGATTGGCGAATGATCAACGGTCCTTGGGAATGCCTCCATCTATCGTGTTTTGTGGAGTATTTGCTTCTCATTTCAACTAG